CGCCAGTTGCCATGGAGCCAACCTTGAAATACCACCCTGGTTATGTTGGGGTTCTAACTTAGATATAACAGTATCAAGGACAATGTATGGTGGGTAGTTTGACTGGGGCGGTCTCCTCCTAAAGAGTAACGGAGGAGTACGAAGGTGCGCTCAGAACGGTCGGAAATCGTTCAAAGAGTATAAAGGCAAAAGCGCGCTTAACTGCGAGACCCACAAGTCGAGCAGGTACGAAAGTAGGTCTTAGTGATCCGGTGGTTCTGTATGGAAGGGCCATCGCTCAACGGATAAAAGGTACTCTGGGGATAACAGGCTGATACCGCCCAAGAGTTCATATCGACGGCGGTGTTTGGCACCTCGATGTCGGCTCATCTCATCCTGGGGCTGAAGCAGGTCCCAAGGGTATGGCTGTTCGCCATTTAAAGAGGTACGCGAGCTGGGTTTAGAACGTCGTGAGACAGTTCGGTCCCTATCTACCGTGGGCGTTGGAAATTTGAGAGGATCTGCTCCTAGTACGAGAGGACCAGAGTGGACGAACCTCTGGTGTTCCGGTTGTTTCGCCAGAAGCATCGCCGGGTAGCTACGTTCGGATGGGATAACCGCTGAAAGCATCTAAGCGGGAAGCCCACCTCAAGATAAGATTTCCCTAAAGAGCCGTTGTAGACTACGACGTTGATAGGTTGGGTGTGGAAGCACAGCGATGTGTGTAGCTAACCAATACTAATTGCTCGTTTGGCTTGACCATACAACACCCAAGTGGTTTAAAACTACTTCATGTGCTGTATAAGTAAGTTTAAAGATTTTACCTAACAAGCTTGAATCAATCTTGAATAACTTAACTTAAAAAGTTAAAACTTTAAAAAATTAAAATTTAAAGTAAAAACAAAACAACAGACTCATAAACAGCGTTGTTAATCCTTTTACGCTGACGACAATAGCAAGATGGAACCACCTGATCCCTTCCCGAACTCAGAAGTGAAACGTCTTAGCGCCGATGGTAGTGTGGTTCGCCCATGTGAGAGTAGGTCATCGTCAGCACCTTATTTAAAGCCCCCCTACATTGGAAGATGTGGGGGGTTTTGGTTGAGTTGGGGTGGGTTCATAAATGATGATAGATGGATGGGTTTTTATGGAGTTGATGGTTATGGGTGGGCAAAGAGCATTTACGTTGATTGAATTGATGGTGGTGGTTATTGTGATGGGTGTGATTTGTATGATTGCTTATCCTAGTGTGATGCGGGCTTTACGGGGAATGGAAGCAAACAATGTTGCATCTGTCATTACCGATGCATTAAAAGAAGCCCGCAGTCAAAGTCACATCACCAAGCAAAATATCATCATGTGTCCTGCTGATGAATCAAATCGCTGTCATAGACAGGCAGGGGTAAAGATTATCGTGTTTAGGGATTTAGATGGTAATGCTCGCCTTGATGATGGTGAGCTGATTAAAGAGTATGATCTTAACTTAAAGCATGGCAGAATTGACATGAGAGTGTCGGCATCCAGACATCATGTTAAATACTTTGGTGCCAGTGCCAGTCCACGTGGGCATTTTGGGCACATTAAATATTGTTCGGTGTCTGATGAGTTGTCTTATAGAATTGTGCTAACGCACACGGGGGTGGTTAGAAGGCGTGTTGATGATGTGGGGTGTTAGGGGGTGTCAAAGATGAGCTGACAGTCTTGGTGGTACATTTGGGTTGCCTATGCTAGATACCGCCGTCCCATAAGCAAGCACTTCCACGCCACCGCCATCTACCGCCGACGTTTCGATCCTTATGCCGTAGACTTGATTATAACCATGCTCATAAGCCTGCCGTTTCATACGTACAATCGCTTCACGTCTGCCACGATCTAACAGACTTTCATAGACGGTTAGGTTTTTGCCAAATAGGCTTAAAAAATCTGCAAACACAAGTTTGAACCTATCTTGGGCGATAGAAACGCTTCCCATGACAAGCATGCCATCCGCTTGAACGGTTGGTGCAAAAAAGCGTTCACTTGAAATAATGATGTGTCCAAGCAAACGCTCATCATTATCAAGGGTGGCTAAGTGCTTGCGTTCATTGGCTGTGCCAAAATACCAGCCGACCCCAAACAAAATAATGGCGATGACTATTTGTGGGTTGTTCAAGATTAGCTTGATGATGTCCATGATTCTTACTCAAAAGAGATGGGGCTAACAAAAGCGGTAGGTGAGCTTGGTCTGTCTGACTTGGTGTTTTTTACTGCCTTGACGGCGGTACCATATACAAAAATCTCAGATGCACCCACCGCTACATTAGATGTGGAAAAACGTACGCCTACAACGGCATTCGCTCCCATGGCACGGGCTTTGTCTATCATGCGTTCCAAGGCTTCTTGGCGAGCTTCTTCTAGGAGCTCGGTGTAGGCGACTAATTCTCCGCCCACGATATTTTTGAGTCCCGCCAAAAAGTCCTTACCGACGTGCTTGGTGCGGACGGTGCTGCCATAGACCACGTCTAGGCGTTCGGTGATGGTGTGGTTGGGTAGGTGTTCTAGGTTTGACAGTTGCATGATATTTTCCGTTATTTTTAAAAATAGATAATGTGAGCATAAGTATAACAAATTTACAAGAATTGGTGTGATTTTTATTGAAAAATAAATGGTTTTGCGTTAAAATGACTTTTTTATTTTGTATTTTATCTCCCACTTAGGTTGGCTAATAAATGACTTTGTGGTGTATCATGTCAAAGTTGGTTGATGATGATATGGCTACAATCGGCTCATTTTATCCTTTGATATGTTGGATAGAATGTTAAACATGCCTTTTTGTTGGTGCTTAGGTTAATTGGATTTTTTATCATGCGTAAAGACATTCACCCAGAATACCGCGAAGTATTGTTCCACGACACCAATGCGGACGTTTATTTTTTAACTCGCTCTACTGTGGCGACCAAAACCACTCGTGAATACGAAGGTGCCCAGTACCCATATTTCCCACTTGATATTTCAAGTGCATCTCACCCATTCTACACCGGTGAGCAACGTCAAGCATCTAACGAAGGTCGTGTGGCAAGTTTCAACAAGCGTTTCGGTGCATTTGCCAACCGTGGCAAAAAATAATAGATTTTACACGCTTATCTATGCCATTAAAATACCCCAAATCTCTGGTTTGGGGTATTTTCTAAATGTATAAATTGTGTTAAAAAGGACGGACATACCCTATTTTTTAAAATAAACCCTTGACATGAGTTAAAGGAATTTTTATGCTTCACAGCACAGCACAGCACAGCACAGCACAGCACAGCACAGCACAGCACAGCACAGCACAGCACAGCACAGCACAGCACAGCACAGCACAGCACAGCACAGCACAGCACAGCACAGCACAGCACAGCACAGCACAGCACAGCACAGCACAGCACAGCACAGCACAGCACAGCACAGCACAGCACAGCACAGCACAGCACAGCACTAGTTTAGTACGCTCGTCAGCCCTACAAACGATTGGGGTTGATGTTGTGAGTGATTTACATCAAGAAAAAAGATTCTATTATGAACAGCAAGAATACCAAGAAAAAGCCGTCGCTAATATCGTGGGGATTTTTGATGATTTTCATAAAAGTGGCGACATAGTCAGCACGTTATCTACGCATTACACCAACAATAACTACCAATTTCCCATCAATGGCGACAGTAAAAATATCGATGTCATGATGGAAACTGGCACAGGCAAAACCTTTACCTTTATCAAGGCGATTTTTGAGCTAACTAAGCATTTTGGCTACAAAAAATTCATCATCTTAACTCCCACCGTACCCATTCGTGAAGGCACTAAAACCAATCTTGAAGACACCAAAGACTACTTTAAAGGTCTGTATAATGACGCTCACGGCAAGGAAATTAACGTCTTTGTCTATGAAAGTAGCAATGTCTCTGCCATCAATGATTTCATCAAATCTGGGGATTTGTCTGCCCTAGTCATGACGCCCAGCTCGTTTGACAAAGGTGGCAACATTCTTAATCGACCTTTGGAAAAAGACCTTTATACGCCCGATTTGTTTGTTGCTCATCAGGGCGTGCCAAAATCCTACCTAGAATGCCTAAAACGACTCAATCCGATTGTCATCATGGATGAACCACACCGTTTTGAAGGCAATGCATTTAAGAAATATTTTGAAGGTTTTGATAATTTTTTCTTGCGTTTTGGGGCGACTTTTCCAAAAAAAGCGGACAGCCTGCAACTGTCCAACGTGGCGTATGTGCTAGACAGCTTAACTGCGTTTCAGCAAAGTTTGGTCAAAAAGATAGTGGTCTACACCCAAGATGTCATCGAAAATACAGATACGCTGATTGGCACAGACCCCAAAGCCAAAAAGGCGATGGTCAATCGCCTTGAAAATGGCATGTTGATGAAGCAGACATTGGGTATTGGTGGGCTGTTCAACGGCAAATCCATCAAAAAAATCAACAAAGATGTGGTGGTTTTGGTGGATGGCACGCTAGAAAAGGTGGACTATGCCATCTCTGATGACTCCCTACGAGTCATGATACGTGACACCATCAAACTGCATTTTGACAAAGAACAGGCTTTGTTTGATAAAGGAATTAAAACGCTCAGTTTGTTTTTTATGGAAAATGACATTGGCTTGTTTCGTGGCGATTCACCAAAAATCAAAATCATGTTTGAAGAAGAATACCTAAAAATCCGCCAAGAGATTTTGACAAAACTTGATAAAGACAGTGCCTATTGCCAATATCTGCAAAAAGATTTTGACAAAGATGGGGAGCTGCAGGTTCATAAAGGTTATTTCTCAGGCGATAAAGGCAGTAGCGTCGATGAAAAAATCAAGGCTGGCGTGAATGAGATTTTAAAAGACAAAAAGCGGTTGTTGTCCTTTGAGAGCTCAACCCGCTTTATTTTTTCTATTTGGGCATTGCAAGAAGGTTGGGATAACCCAAACATCTTTACCATCTGCAAACTGTCCAATCAGGGCAGTGAAAACTCAAAATTACAACAAATAGGGCGTGGGCTACGCATTGCGGTCAATCAAGATTTGCAACGCCAAACACTCGCCTTTTTGGATAATGACCAAGAATTATTTTGGCAAATCAACAACTTAGATGTGGTGGTTTCCAGCAAAGAGCAGGGTTTTGTGGAGAGCATCCAAAAAGAGATTTTGGAAAATTCGTTTTTGTTGGCAAAGCGATTTACCGAGCAGGAGATTAGACAACGCCTTGTGGATGGCGGAGTTGATGAAAAAACCGCCAGAAGCATTTTTAAAGCCTTGGAAAAAAATGACTTGATTGTCTTTGAAGATACAGAAGATGGCTTGGATGTTTATGAGCTCTCTGATGATTTTGATGAGCAACTAAAAACACTGGCACTGCCTGCCGACCACAAACAAATGATTGCCAAGCTGTTTTCAAACGACATCAAAGAATATGTAAAAAACGCCAATAAGAATAACAAAGGCAAAGACAAAGTCATCATCAAACCCACTCATCTTAGGGCGTTTGAAGAGCTTTGGCATGCCATTTATAAAAACACCAATTTTTTGCTCGAAAAGATGAGTAAAGCAGAAGAGACTCAGCTTATTGACAACATTAAAGCTCAGATTGAGAGTTTGGACATCAGTCGGGTCATGCTAGAAACCACACGTTCTGAGCTACATGTTGAAAAAATGCAGTCCAATCAGGCGGTTAGCAAAAGCATCGTTGATGGTTCTGTCTATGTCAGCAAGGTGGATTATCTGTTGTTGGTTCGTCAGCTTGCCGTGGACAGCAAAACGCCCTTGTCTTTTGTGGTGCGGATATTTAATGTGTTAAGTCTTGAATTTAAACAAAAAATACTTGTCAATAACCCAAAACAAGCCCAAAAAGAAATGGCAGATATCATCAAGCAGAATTTGATGGGCTTATTAAAAACCAAAATCAGCTATGGCATGATACAGCATACGGTAAAAGCCAACGTGTTTAAAACCGATGATAAGGCGACCTATCTAGATATCGGCAGTACGGGCAAATTTCAAAAGCCCATGCCCCAAGATTTTTCGCTAAAAGCCAAATGGGTGTTTGAAAACGTGATTGAATATGACAGTGACTTTGAGTTGGAGATTATTGAGCAAGACCCTGATATTAGTGAAATTGAGATTTTTGCAAAACTGCCACGCCTAAAAATCAAAACGCCACTGGGTGAATACAATCCTGATTTTTGTTATGCCATCAAAGGTAAAAATGGCAATCAAGTCTTTTTGGTGGTGGAGAGTAAAGGTTATGAAAAATCTACCAACATACCGCCTGATGAAAAAACAAAAATTGACATCGCCAAAAAATATTTTGATGCACTCAATGAGTATTATCAAAAACAAGGCAAAGACGACATAAAAATCGTCTTTAAAGAACGCATCAACAAAACCCAACTATCTGCACTGATTAATACTGATTAATACTGATTAATACTAGGAGACAACAATGAAACAAGATTTTTTAGACGCTGGTTTTACCGTGATTGACGGTGGTTGTGCCAACCATCCATTGCTTGATTATCTAAAAGAGCATTATCCAATGGTGATTTGTGATAATGAATTAGATTTGATGCAGTTAAAGACCCTTTTGGGTTTGCCGATTGATGATAAAATCAATGGCTATGGGCTAAATTTTATTGGTCGTAACTTTGCCCGTGCCAAATACCAACAAGAAACGGATAAAGAGTTGGTGTTAAATACAGCGATGAGCAAAGATATTGATACAACAAAAAACCTTGTATTAAAAGGGGATAATTTAGACAGTTTAAAGATTTTAAAGCATTATTACAAAGGGAAAATCAAGTGTATTTATATTGACCCGCCATATAATACCAATGGCGATGAGTTTATTTATCCTGACAAATTTGATAAAGAAGAAACCGAAGTGTTGGGTTTGGCGAATTTGTCAGAAGATGATTTTGCTCGGTTGGATTTTAGTTTTAAGACCAAAAAAAGCCACAATGGCTGGTTATCATTCATGTACCCCCGCTTGCTATTGGCGCAGGAGTTATTAAGCGATGATGGGGTGATTTTTATTAGCATTGATGACAATGAACAGGCAAATTTAAAGCTGTTGTGTGATGATGTATTTGGGGAAGAGAATTTTCTTAGCAGTATTTCATTGAAAATGAAAAATGTTGCAGGTGCTTCGGGTGGTGGAGAAGATAAAAAGCTAAAAAAGAATATTGAATATTTATTAATTTATGTTAAAAATTATGAA
This Moraxella sp. K1664 DNA region includes the following protein-coding sequences:
- a CDS encoding GspH/FimT family protein; its protein translation is MELMVMGGQRAFTLIELMVVVIVMGVICMIAYPSVMRALRGMEANNVASVITDALKEARSQSHITKQNIIMCPADESNRCHRQAGVKIIVFRDLDGNARLDDGELIKEYDLNLKHGRIDMRVSASRHHVKYFGASASPRGHFGHIKYCSVSDELSYRIVLTHTGVVRRRVDDVGC
- a CDS encoding heavy metal-binding domain-containing protein; amino-acid sequence: MDIIKLILNNPQIVIAIILFGVGWYFGTANERKHLATLDNDERLLGHIIISSERFFAPTVQADGMLVMGSVSIAQDRFKLVFADFLSLFGKNLTVYESLLDRGRREAIVRMKRQAYEHGYNQVYGIRIETSAVDGGGVEVLAYGTAVSSIGNPNVPPRLSAHL
- a CDS encoding YbjQ family protein; the protein is MQLSNLEHLPNHTITERLDVVYGSTVRTKHVGKDFLAGLKNIVGGELVAYTELLEEARQEALERMIDKARAMGANAVVGVRFSTSNVAVGASEIFVYGTAVKAVKNTKSDRPSSPTAFVSPISFE
- a CDS encoding type B 50S ribosomal protein L31 produces the protein MRKDIHPEYREVLFHDTNADVYFLTRSTVATKTTREYEGAQYPYFPLDISSASHPFYTGEQRQASNEGRVASFNKRFGAFANRGKK
- a CDS encoding DEAD/DEAH box helicase family protein codes for the protein MLHSTAQHSTAQHSTAQHSTAQHSTAQHSTAQHSTAQHSTAQHSTAQHSTAQHSTAQHSTAQHSTAQHSTSLVRSSALQTIGVDVVSDLHQEKRFYYEQQEYQEKAVANIVGIFDDFHKSGDIVSTLSTHYTNNNYQFPINGDSKNIDVMMETGTGKTFTFIKAIFELTKHFGYKKFIILTPTVPIREGTKTNLEDTKDYFKGLYNDAHGKEINVFVYESSNVSAINDFIKSGDLSALVMTPSSFDKGGNILNRPLEKDLYTPDLFVAHQGVPKSYLECLKRLNPIVIMDEPHRFEGNAFKKYFEGFDNFFLRFGATFPKKADSLQLSNVAYVLDSLTAFQQSLVKKIVVYTQDVIENTDTLIGTDPKAKKAMVNRLENGMLMKQTLGIGGLFNGKSIKKINKDVVVLVDGTLEKVDYAISDDSLRVMIRDTIKLHFDKEQALFDKGIKTLSLFFMENDIGLFRGDSPKIKIMFEEEYLKIRQEILTKLDKDSAYCQYLQKDFDKDGELQVHKGYFSGDKGSSVDEKIKAGVNEILKDKKRLLSFESSTRFIFSIWALQEGWDNPNIFTICKLSNQGSENSKLQQIGRGLRIAVNQDLQRQTLAFLDNDQELFWQINNLDVVVSSKEQGFVESIQKEILENSFLLAKRFTEQEIRQRLVDGGVDEKTARSIFKALEKNDLIVFEDTEDGLDVYELSDDFDEQLKTLALPADHKQMIAKLFSNDIKEYVKNANKNNKGKDKVIIKPTHLRAFEELWHAIYKNTNFLLEKMSKAEETQLIDNIKAQIESLDISRVMLETTRSELHVEKMQSNQAVSKSIVDGSVYVSKVDYLLLVRQLAVDSKTPLSFVVRIFNVLSLEFKQKILVNNPKQAQKEMADIIKQNLMGLLKTKISYGMIQHTVKANVFKTDDKATYLDIGSTGKFQKPMPQDFSLKAKWVFENVIEYDSDFELEIIEQDPDISEIEIFAKLPRLKIKTPLGEYNPDFCYAIKGKNGNQVFLVVESKGYEKSTNIPPDEKTKIDIAKKYFDALNEYYQKQGKDDIKIVFKERINKTQLSALINTD